In Ptychodera flava strain L36383 chromosome 21, AS_Pfla_20210202, whole genome shotgun sequence, a genomic segment contains:
- the LOC139121249 gene encoding ileal sodium/bile acid cotransporter-like produces the protein MNATNTASNMSLLTLRPAFTSWPTVSENFNQSGIFLNSTDAPRMDSMAMTLAKVHEVSMTVALIFIILGMGATITMKDLWSNIRRPYGIIIGAVSQFLVMPLCGFAMAHATNMSPSYAIGTLIVCCCPGGTLSNIFTYWADGDVALSICMTSISTLLAIGMMPLCLFIYSRSWTDPGGAVIPYVNIIISLVSVVVPAAIGCLCKYKLPKVAKYVIKVSSIIGGLGILSSLVMVILRRTMRFDMSWKVWLAASTLPMGGFCFGYILSSIFRLDATKRRTVALETGLQNVILALSLITLSYPNSEEQIEMLMVPTLFGPFMTTEAIAFVVVYRCVTRCRRKSTTTEKGNAFATENQDLAEDVLTVMPQNGNEEVVSISISYPLADEAKHRDVAMTTDETFTNFAFQ, from the exons ATGAACGCAACCAACACGGCCAGCAATATGTCTCTCCTTACTCTCCGTCCGGCGTTTACCAGTTGGCCGACAGTTTCCGAGAACTTCAACCAGAGCGGTATATTTCTCAATTCGACGGATGCTCCGAGAATGGACTCAATGGCAATGACATTGGCGAAGGTTCACGAAGTAAGCATGACAGTAGCCCTGATTTTCATCATACTAGGAATGGGTGCAACTATTACAATGAAAGACCTGTGGTCAAACATTCGTCGCCCCTACGGAATCATCATCGGAGCTGTGTCACAGTTTCTGGTAATGCCCCTATGTGGTTTCGCCATGGCGCACGCTACCAATATGTCACCTTCCTATGCCATCGGTACTTTGATCGTGTGCTGTTGTCCAGGTGGTACTTTATCTAACATTTTCACTTACTGGGCGGATGGAGACGTCGCGTTAAG CATCTGCATGACGTCAATTTCAACGCTATTGGCCATTGGCATGATGCCGCTGTGTTTGTTTATCTACAGTCGTAGTTGGACAGATCCTGGGGGCGCTGTTATTCCCTACGTAAACATCATTATCTCCCTGGTCTCTGTGGTTGTGCCTGCTGCTATTGGTTGCCTCTGTAAATATAAACTTCCCAAAGTGGCAAAATACGTCATCAAG GTATCCAGCATAATTGGCGGTCTTGGGATCCTTTCCTCTTTGGTTATGGTTATCTTACGAAGAACCATGAGGTTTGACATGAGTTGGAAAGTCTGGTTAGCGGCTTCTACTCTACCGATGGGTGGTTTTTGCTTCGGGTACATCCTATCGAGCATCTTTCGCCTGGATGCGACAAAACGACGCACAGTTGCCTTGGAGACTGGCCTTCAGAACGTCATTCTAGCCCTGAGCCTGATCACCCTGTCATACCCAAACAGCGAAGAGCAAATCGAGATGTTGATGGTGCCCACATTATTCGGGCCCTTCATGACCACGGAGGCTATAGCCTTTGTCGTTGTGTATCGCTGTGTCACACGGTGTCGCCGCAAATCAACGACAACCGAAAAGGGAAATGCATTTGCGACTGAAAACCAAGATCTGGCTGAAGATGTACTTACCGTGATGCCACAGAATGGAAATGAAGAAGTTGTCTCCATCAGTATATCCTACCCCCTCGCCGATGAGGCCAAGCACCGAGATGTTGCCATGACTACAGATGaaacattcacaaattttgcatttcaataa